One Hevea brasiliensis isolate MT/VB/25A 57/8 chromosome 5, ASM3005281v1, whole genome shotgun sequence genomic region harbors:
- the LOC131180074 gene encoding uncharacterized protein LOC131180074, with protein MAHTKRKSPVVAAASSSSSASDNVPVAALRKKMKGKQNVPQSKSASESSHSSKGVESPKSTPEKKTTVQKQGMDAKRKMGIEKLSGSVDKALLDCKFVKWENFNQVNFHFKELFEFQGWLDVCECANEYYPRLVQEFYRTMRTVDNEDRFEVILNTNSYSVSVELIATALKLPNDGNKISSHKDVARVAGFNLVEFENEVFPANTAKNEKSTSTKALQHIKIIHSMVNYVFCPKSGSYGYLSHLDMCIMWHIVNKVRLNLAYLIFKNMCKAYGIGKLPYAHLLTAVFKELKVNVTKEISRADLIVLREIHSETDGRKTRFEKGGSSSAKVDSGSASEVLNEIQGIKATVNEHFSATSQSLDILRKFVDVVDYKVSHLLTQNEELKKLILALQQAKELGVPTKVEAATQVSADKGESNKVEESPADMACESGKVAEAELEPVVDAPDEQASDQVLEPEIGPTADVPTDLDDKKVVATESELPKESETVLESEQAVEPPPAPPVEPAAVPTQHQEPSLKEHQASAQT; from the coding sequence ATGGCTCACACCAAACGAAAATCCCCTGTTGTTGCAGCCGCTTCATCTTCCTCGTCAGCCTCCGACAATGTTCCTGTCGCGGCATTGCGGAAGAAAATGAAAGGTAAGCAAAATGTGCCGCAATCAAAATCAGCTAGTGAGTCTTCTCACTCGTCCAAGGGTGTCGAATCCCCTAAATCGACGCCAGAAAAGAAAACGACAGTACAGAAGCAAGGGATGGATGCCAAAAGAAAAATGGGTATCGAAAAACTTTCGGGTTCAGTGGATAAAGCACTGTTGGATTGCAAATTCGTCAAATGGGAGAACTTTAATCAGGTAAACTTTCACTTTAAAGagctttttgagtttcaaggCTGGTTGGATGTGTGTGAATGTGCAAATGAGTACTACCCTAGGCTTGTACAAGAATTTTATAGAACCATGAGAACTGTTGATAATGAGGATCGATTTGAAGTGATTTTGAATACAAATTCATATAGTGTTTCTGTTGAACTGATAGCCACGGCTTTGAAATTGcccaatgatggaaataaaatttcctcacataaggatgttgctagggTGGCAGGGTTTAATCTGGTTGAATTTGAAAATGAGGTGTTCCCTGCTAACACTGCCAAAAATGAGAAATCCACCAGTACCAAAGCCCTCCAGcatatcaaaattattcacagtatggtgaattATGTGTTCTGTCCGAAATCTGGCAGTTATGGCTATCTGAGTCACTTggacatgtgtattatgtggcacattgtGAATAAAGTTAGGTTGAATTTAGCTTACTTAATCTTCAAAAACATGTGCAAAGCCTATGGGATTGGGAAACTGCCTTATGCACATTTGTTAactgctgtgtttaaagagctaAAGGTGAATGTCACTAAGGAAATCTCTAGGGCTGACTTGATAGTGCTTAGAGAAATACATTCCGAAACTGATgggagaaaaacaagatttgaaaAGGGTGGTTCCTCCTCTGCTAAAGTTGATTCTGGTTCTGCTAGTGAAGTTTTGAATGAAATTCAAGGGATAAAGGCTACTGTTAATGAACATTTTAGTGCAACAAGTCAGTCCCTTGACATTCTCAGAAAATTTGTGGATGTGGTTGACTATAAAGTGAGTCACCTGCTCActcaaaatgaggagttaaaGAAGCTGATTCTGGCTCTTCAGCAGGCCAAGGAACTTGGAGTTCCAACTAAAGTTGAGGCTGCTACTCAGGTTTCTGCTGATAAGGGAGAAAGCAACAAAGTTGAAGAGTCTCCTGCTGATATGGCATGTGAAAGTGGTAAAGTTGCTGAAGCAGAACTTGAACCTGTAGTGGATGCCCCTGATGAGCAAGCTAGTGACCAGGTTCTTGAACCTGAGATTGGTCCTACAGCTGATGTACCTACTGACCTTGATGATAAAAAAGTTGTAGCAACTGAAAGTGAATTACCAAAGGAAAGTGAAACGGTTCTAGAATCTGAACAAGCTGTTGAACCTCCACCTGCACCACCAGTTGAGCCAGCTGCTGTTCCTACCCAGCACCAGGAACCTTCTCTCAAAGAACACCAAGCTAGTGCTCAAACTTAG